One stretch of Roseovarius mucosus DNA includes these proteins:
- the torT gene encoding TMAO reductase system periplasmic protein TorT — translation MQRIIACMLALLAPLPLAADPWALQTHTVPFDYTSPARPLTYTPLDRAASPWTLCISYPHLKDAYWLSVNFGMVEEAQRLGVGFRLVEAGGYPNLDRQIEQITNCVAQGADALVVGTVSFEGLTPTVQALSEQVPVIATVNDIADPGIAAKAAVSWYDMGAITGRFIAERHPKGSAPVRLAWFPGPQGAGWVSFVEAGFRDAIAESAAEIVLTKYGDTGREIQVTLVEETLDSGVAIDYIVGSAPTAEVAVSILRARGLEGQINIVSDYMSHAVFRGIRRGRILAAPTDFPIMQGKLAIEMAVRAIEGTLETRHAGPRIMLVTPDMVGNTDLAETLAPASFIPVFELD, via the coding sequence ATGCAAAGAATAATCGCCTGTATGCTCGCCCTCTTGGCACCTCTGCCCCTCGCCGCAGACCCATGGGCGCTGCAAACCCATACGGTGCCCTTCGACTATACCAGCCCCGCGCGTCCGCTCACCTATACGCCACTCGATCGTGCCGCATCCCCTTGGACGCTTTGCATCTCTTATCCGCATCTCAAGGACGCTTATTGGCTCTCGGTCAATTTCGGCATGGTCGAAGAGGCCCAGCGCCTTGGCGTGGGCTTTCGTCTGGTCGAGGCGGGCGGCTATCCCAATCTTGACCGTCAGATCGAACAGATCACCAATTGCGTGGCCCAAGGCGCGGATGCGCTGGTGGTCGGCACCGTGTCTTTCGAGGGGCTGACCCCCACCGTTCAGGCGCTCTCCGAACAGGTGCCGGTCATCGCCACGGTCAATGACATCGCCGATCCCGGCATCGCGGCCAAGGCGGCGGTCTCTTGGTATGACATGGGTGCCATCACCGGGCGCTTCATCGCCGAGCGCCACCCCAAGGGCAGCGCCCCGGTGCGGCTGGCGTGGTTTCCCGGTCCCCAAGGGGCCGGTTGGGTCAGCTTTGTCGAGGCGGGCTTTCGCGACGCCATCGCCGAGAGCGCGGCAGAGATCGTGCTCACCAAATACGGCGACACGGGCCGCGAGATCCAAGTGACGCTGGTCGAGGAAACGCTCGATAGCGGGGTTGCCATCGACTACATCGTCGGCAGCGCCCCCACCGCCGAAGTGGCCGTGTCGATCCTGCGCGCGCGCGGGCTCGAAGGGCAGATCAACATCGTCTCGGATTACATGAGCCACGCGGTGTTTCGCGGCATTCGTCGCGGCCGCATCCTCGCCGCGCCCACCGATTTCCCGATCATGCAGGGCAAACTCGCCATCGAAATGGCCGTGCGCGCCATCGAGGGCACGCTTGAGACCCGCCATGCCGGCCCCCGGATCATGCTCGTAACCCCCGATATGGTCGGCAATACCGACCTTGCCGAAACCCTCGCGCCCGCCAGCTTTATCCCCGTGTTCGAACTGGACTAG
- a CDS encoding ATP-binding protein yields the protein MKSRTGLGARLLAAFLVIAGLPALAGFFGWFELRDVTQAQQQLYDRSIPVLSDMRRFTEESSAIITVAPELAAVDDEAARRDRAAYLGARVAALSDHLSRFQAEHGGGSGGELTRAVVAMEAGIAELDRLVKQRLSLVQARREGLDRALGATSALLNMADTLVANAEMSTAAVISNLYDDDTGSAQHLATLDKLIEVDLFELGLMFELRSRTAEIGLLFNRIAGLSDAAGLVPIRATLGERTEIVARRVAAIRDPGRAAQAQTLLGTILSLSDPAGPGGLLGLTEGILELDGRIESAQAALRVSADGLHVAVTDLASRVQAEAQRAGAASLEVIRATRLRSAGAAGLALLLSLAVLWFYVRGNISRRLDNLSDMMTRLAAGQLDMRVAPRGNDEIAGMERAVEVFRRQAIANRTLEEARRRNEEELARHRNALQELVAEKTEALRGEVEAHAVARQKAEAADRAKSEFLAMMSHEIRTPMNGVLGMLRTLSAEGLPDAQLEQLRAARASGESLLTILNDILSYSKTELSGAHLERVVFSVAEVMQVIVTLLDPGAREKGIVLWLDLPEDAPAAVMGDMAKLRQILFNLVSNAVKFTEEGEVVLRLRVRAAGAGRVTLILEVSDTGKGISAQARQRIFEAFEQEDGLTARRYGGTGLGLAICRKFAEVMGGALSVESTPHVGSVFTFMADFELADPALLAESVPEWTPERAGRSLHALIVEDHSVNQMVARSYLERMGHTAVCVDSGEDALDLLKRERFDLVLMDVNLPGLSGTDATRRLRGLPEGQDLPVIGISAHVQEEEVAQQLDAGMDCFVAKPVSPERLAAAIAQVTGGQRRGVFLSPRSVSLPMGGARDGLGAMLADLGPEQTAAAIRLYLDGVGEEARALAAAVDAEDAAGVAKVAHRMKGAAGNFSLPGLSAGLRALEEAARAGDAGAMRGAMAAVPAEIAAARATLLRAADGLADQSKVAVNT from the coding sequence ATGAAGAGCAGAACCGGATTGGGCGCGCGCCTGTTGGCGGCCTTTCTCGTGATTGCCGGCCTGCCCGCGCTGGCGGGTTTCTTTGGCTGGTTCGAGCTGCGCGATGTCACGCAGGCGCAACAGCAGCTCTATGACCGCTCGATCCCGGTGCTGTCGGATATGCGGCGGTTTACCGAGGAAAGTTCGGCCATCATCACGGTGGCGCCGGAGTTGGCGGCGGTGGATGATGAGGCGGCGCGGCGCGACCGGGCGGCCTATTTGGGCGCGCGGGTGGCGGCGCTCTCGGATCATCTGAGCCGGTTTCAGGCGGAGCATGGTGGCGGCAGCGGGGGCGAGTTGACCCGTGCCGTTGTGGCGATGGAGGCGGGGATTGCCGAGCTTGACCGCTTGGTCAAGCAACGTCTGTCGCTGGTGCAGGCGCGGCGCGAGGGGCTGGACCGTGCGCTTGGGGCGACGTCGGCGTTGCTCAATATGGCTGATACTTTGGTGGCCAATGCCGAGATGAGCACGGCGGCGGTGATTTCCAACCTCTATGACGATGACACCGGCAGTGCGCAGCATCTGGCGACGCTGGACAAGCTGATCGAGGTTGATCTGTTCGAGTTGGGGTTGATGTTCGAGTTGCGGTCGCGCACGGCGGAGATTGGGCTGCTCTTCAACCGGATTGCCGGGCTGAGCGATGCCGCGGGTTTGGTGCCGATCCGGGCCACGTTGGGCGAGCGGACAGAGATTGTCGCGCGGCGTGTCGCGGCGATCCGCGATCCGGGGCGGGCGGCGCAGGCGCAAACCTTGTTGGGTACGATCCTGTCGCTGAGTGATCCGGCGGGGCCGGGGGGGCTTTTGGGGCTGACCGAGGGCATTCTGGAACTGGATGGCCGGATCGAGAGCGCGCAGGCGGCGCTGCGCGTGTCGGCGGACGGGCTGCATGTGGCGGTGACGGATCTGGCGAGCCGGGTGCAGGCGGAGGCGCAGCGCGCCGGTGCGGCCTCGCTTGAGGTGATCCGGGCCACGCGGTTGCGCAGCGCCGGAGCGGCGGGGCTGGCGCTGTTGCTGTCCTTGGCCGTGCTGTGGTTTTACGTGCGCGGCAATATCTCGCGGCGGTTGGACAACCTGTCGGATATGATGACGCGACTGGCGGCGGGGCAGCTTGATATGCGCGTGGCCCCGCGTGGCAATGATGAGATTGCGGGCATGGAGCGCGCGGTCGAGGTGTTCCGGCGTCAGGCCATCGCCAACCGCACCTTGGAGGAGGCGCGGCGGCGCAACGAAGAGGAGTTGGCGCGGCATCGCAATGCCTTGCAGGAGTTGGTGGCGGAAAAGACCGAAGCCCTGCGCGGTGAGGTCGAGGCGCATGCCGTGGCGCGGCAAAAGGCGGAGGCGGCGGATCGGGCGAAATCGGAATTCCTTGCGATGATGAGCCATGAGATCCGCACGCCGATGAACGGGGTTCTGGGCATGTTGCGCACGCTTTCGGCTGAGGGCTTGCCAGACGCGCAGTTGGAGCAATTGCGCGCGGCGCGGGCCTCGGGTGAGAGCCTGCTGACGATCCTCAACGACATTCTGAGCTATTCCAAGACCGAGTTGAGCGGCGCGCATCTGGAGCGGGTGGTGTTTTCAGTGGCCGAAGTGATGCAGGTGATCGTAACCCTGTTGGACCCCGGCGCGCGGGAGAAGGGGATCGTGCTCTGGCTTGATCTGCCTGAGGATGCGCCCGCTGCCGTGATGGGTGATATGGCCAAGCTGCGGCAGATCCTGTTCAATCTTGTCTCGAACGCGGTCAAGTTCACCGAAGAGGGGGAGGTGGTTTTGCGGCTGCGGGTGCGGGCTGCGGGGGCCGGGCGGGTGACGTTGATTCTGGAGGTCAGCGATACCGGCAAGGGGATTTCAGCGCAGGCGCGGCAGCGTATTTTCGAGGCATTCGAGCAGGAAGACGGTTTGACGGCGCGGCGCTATGGCGGCACCGGGCTGGGCTTGGCGATCTGTCGCAAATTCGCGGAGGTGATGGGCGGCGCGCTGAGCGTGGAAAGCACGCCGCATGTGGGATCGGTTTTTACCTTCATGGCAGATTTCGAATTGGCCGATCCGGCGCTTTTGGCTGAGAGCGTGCCCGAGTGGACCCCTGAGCGGGCGGGGCGCAGTCTGCATGCGCTGATTGTCGAGGATCACAGCGTCAACCAGATGGTTGCGCGCAGTTATCTGGAGCGGATGGGGCATACGGCGGTCTGTGTGGACAGTGGTGAGGACGCGCTGGACCTGCTGAAGCGGGAGCGGTTCGACTTGGTCTTGATGGATGTGAACCTGCCGGGCCTGTCGGGCACTGACGCGACGCGGCGGTTGCGCGGGTTGCCGGAGGGCCAAGACCTGCCGGTGATCGGCATCTCTGCCCATGTGCAGGAGGAAGAGGTGGCACAGCAACTGGACGCGGGGATGGATTGTTTCGTGGCCAAGCCGGTTTCGCCCGAGAGGCTGGCCGCCGCGATTGCGCAGGTGACGGGCGGGCAGCGCCGGGGTGTGTTTCTCTCGCCGCGCTCGGTCTCTTTGCCTATGGGCGGCGCGCGCGACGGGCTGGGTGCCATGCTGGCCGATCTGGGGCCAGAGCAGACGGCTGCAGCGATCCGGCTCTATCTGGATGGGGTCGGGGAAGAGGCGCGGGCCTTGGCGGCGGCGGTGGACGCAGAGGATGCGGCGGGCGTGGCCAAAGTGGCGCACCGGATGAAGGGGGCGGCGGGCAATTTCAGCTTGCCGGGGCTGAGCGCTGGATTGCGGGCCTTGGAAGAGGCGGCGCGCGCGGGTGACGCGGGGGCGATGCGGGGCGCTATGGCCGCTGTGCCTGCAGAGATTGCGGCGGCGCGTGCCACGCTTTTGCGCGCGGCAGATGGGTTGGCGGATCAGTCCAAGGTGGCGGTGAATACATAA
- a CDS encoding winged helix-turn-helix domain-containing protein — protein sequence MPRAAHIVIIEDEPVTRTTLAEYLMSHGYTVTAFDSAERAETMLGSDRADLLLVDITLDGKDGLQITREQRARSDIGIILTTSLSDDVDRIVGLELGADDYVCKPFNRRELLARIKNLLRRTEAQRRLSRQNLRFHGFSFAFATRQLTGPDGQPIRLTRAEYEVLAELLRHPGAVLSRDRLMTVITHRQEHPDTRTVDVIIRRLRTKLEEDPGAPRLITTAHGEGYVFTATLD from the coding sequence GTGCCAAGAGCCGCCCATATCGTCATCATCGAGGATGAGCCCGTTACCCGCACCACGCTGGCGGAGTATCTGATGTCGCATGGCTATACCGTCACCGCCTTTGACAGCGCTGAACGGGCCGAAACAATGCTGGGCAGCGACCGCGCCGACCTTTTGCTTGTCGACATCACGCTCGATGGCAAGGACGGGCTGCAGATCACCCGCGAACAACGTGCGCGCTCGGATATCGGCATTATCCTCACCACCAGCCTCAGCGATGACGTGGACCGTATCGTTGGGCTGGAACTGGGGGCCGATGATTATGTTTGCAAACCGTTCAATCGCCGCGAATTGTTGGCCCGGATCAAGAACCTCTTGCGCCGAACCGAGGCCCAGCGCCGCCTCTCACGCCAAAACCTGCGCTTTCACGGCTTCAGCTTTGCCTTTGCCACCCGGCAACTGACCGGCCCGGATGGGCAACCCATCCGCCTCACCCGCGCCGAATACGAGGTGCTGGCCGAACTCTTGCGCCACCCCGGTGCCGTGCTCAGCCGCGACCGGCTGATGACCGTGATCACCCACCGCCAAGAGCATCCCGATACCCGCACCGTCGATGTCATCATCCGCCGCCTGCGCACCAAGCTGGAAGAAGACCCCGGCGCGCCGCGCCTCATCACCACCGCCCATGGCGAAGGTTATGTATTCACCGCCACCTTGGACTGA
- a CDS encoding ABC transporter substrate-binding protein, which translates to MTQRLRLIGGAAVLALAATGALADSEDPIVIPIHNWSSQIVMSNVVGQIFESMGNNVEYVSTDSQSVYESVRLGDVALEMEVWEGAFGASFRAALEKGGLHDAGDHNAVTREDWWYPMWTKEACPGLPDWQALNECAALFATPETGDAGRFLGGPVDWLKHDQERVDGLGMNFKVVNAGSAAALWAEIGAAEKTKKPIVVFNWTPNFAEAVWPGEFVEFPTWVEGCDKDPAVGPNPDKTYDCGNPANGYMKKAAWDGMKEKWPDAYEMLTKISFTNPQIAEMAKLVDIDEMEPEEAATHWLEENGDVWKVWIN; encoded by the coding sequence ATGACACAGCGTTTACGACTGATCGGCGGGGCCGCCGTGCTCGCCCTAGCGGCGACTGGCGCCTTGGCGGATTCCGAAGATCCGATCGTCATCCCCATTCACAACTGGTCGAGCCAGATCGTGATGAGCAATGTGGTTGGCCAGATTTTCGAATCCATGGGCAACAATGTGGAATATGTATCGACGGATAGTCAGTCGGTCTATGAATCGGTGCGTCTGGGCGATGTGGCGCTGGAGATGGAGGTTTGGGAGGGGGCATTTGGTGCCTCATTCCGTGCCGCGCTGGAAAAGGGCGGGTTGCATGATGCGGGCGATCACAATGCGGTAACGCGCGAGGATTGGTGGTATCCGATGTGGACCAAAGAGGCCTGTCCGGGTCTGCCTGACTGGCAGGCGCTGAATGAGTGCGCTGCTCTTTTTGCGACGCCGGAGACCGGGGACGCCGGGCGGTTCCTTGGGGGGCCGGTGGACTGGCTCAAGCATGACCAAGAGCGGGTTGATGGGCTGGGCATGAATTTCAAAGTGGTCAATGCCGGTTCTGCCGCAGCCCTCTGGGCGGAAATCGGGGCCGCTGAAAAGACCAAAAAGCCCATCGTGGTCTTTAACTGGACGCCGAATTTTGCCGAAGCCGTTTGGCCGGGCGAATTCGTCGAGTTCCCGACTTGGGTGGAAGGGTGCGACAAGGACCCGGCGGTTGGGCCGAACCCTGACAAGACCTATGATTGCGGCAATCCCGCCAATGGCTACATGAAAAAAGCCGCTTGGGATGGGATGAAAGAGAAATGGCCGGACGCCTATGAAATGCTGACCAAGATCAGCTTTACCAACCCGCAGATCGCGGAAATGGCCAAGCTGGTGGACATCGACGAGATGGAGCCAGAAGAGGCTGCGACGCATTGGCTGGAAGAGAATGGCGATGTCTGGAAGGTCTGGATCAACTGA
- a CDS encoding quaternary amine ABC transporter ATP-binding protein, with product MPVSEPVISCRNVWKLFGPAPEAYLGGLKGDPGFEVIRQAGYISAVRDVSLDIARGEMLVIMGLSGSGKSTLVRCLSRLIEITGGTVSVEGQDIGALSETQLIELRRNKMGMVFQSFGLLPHRTVLENVAFPLEMRGQNRATRRKRALEVIELVGLGGREDYFPRELSGGQQQRVGIARSLAIEPDIWFLDEPFSALDPLIRREMQDEFLRLQGMLGKTIVFITHDFDEALRLADRIAIMKDGAVEQCDTPDQIVLNPATDYVRKFTEEIEKARVVHASGLARPINGVMPEGLPVAGKSTIRALARQLIDDPRESLPVADEAGRITGVLSRKEALDVLLGGQA from the coding sequence GTGCCGGTTTCTGAACCCGTGATTTCATGCCGCAATGTCTGGAAACTATTTGGCCCTGCGCCCGAGGCGTATCTGGGCGGCCTTAAGGGCGATCCGGGGTTCGAGGTTATTCGGCAGGCGGGCTATATCTCGGCGGTGCGTGATGTGTCGCTTGATATTGCGCGGGGCGAGATGCTGGTGATCATGGGCCTTTCGGGGTCTGGCAAATCCACGCTGGTGCGGTGCCTGTCGCGGTTGATCGAGATTACCGGCGGCACGGTGTCTGTCGAGGGGCAGGACATTGGTGCGCTGAGCGAGACGCAGTTGATCGAATTGCGGCGCAACAAGATGGGCATGGTATTCCAGAGCTTTGGCCTGCTGCCGCATCGCACGGTGCTGGAGAATGTGGCCTTTCCGCTGGAAATGCGCGGACAGAATCGGGCCACGCGGCGCAAGCGGGCGCTGGAGGTGATCGAGCTGGTGGGGCTTGGCGGGCGCGAGGATTACTTTCCGCGCGAATTGTCAGGTGGTCAGCAGCAGCGGGTTGGGATTGCCCGTTCTCTCGCCATCGAGCCCGACATCTGGTTTCTGGACGAGCCGTTCTCGGCGCTTGATCCGCTGATCCGGCGCGAAATGCAGGATGAATTCCTGCGTTTGCAGGGGATGCTGGGTAAGACAATTGTCTTTATCACCCATGATTTCGACGAGGCGCTGCGGTTAGCGGACCGGATTGCGATCATGAAGGACGGCGCGGTCGAGCAATGCGACACGCCCGATCAGATCGTTCTGAATCCGGCCACCGATTATGTGCGCAAATTCACCGAAGAGATTGAGAAAGCGCGGGTGGTGCATGCGTCCGGCTTGGCGCGGCCCATCAACGGCGTGATGCCCGAGGGGCTGCCGGTGGCGGGCAAGAGCACGATCCGCGCGCTGGCGCGGCAGTTGATCGACGATCCGCGCGAGAGCTTGCCCGTGGCGGATGAGGCGGGGCGGATTACCGGCGTGCTGAGCCGCAAGGAGGCGCTGGATGTGCTGCTGGGAGGGCAGGCATGA
- a CDS encoding ABC transporter permease, translating into MSESALPLATTAKPRLNPAWVVLGLALCLILARPYLPEGLMRPVEGMILPLADWINAVFTWLRDDLGLIHVTRAFADGIEWLLDVTANILYGKNRWPRIGPLPWIVVALSAGCLGYWLGGLRLALLAGGTFVWIALMGQWQWAMETLSVIVVAAPVSVLLGLMMGVATWRWRWVEAVMNPVLNIAQSLPHFAYMIPVVVFIGVGPKAGAIVTIIFSVPPMIRMTLLGLRKVPPEVIESGKMCGSTSWQLMTRVRIPTARTEILVGVNQVIMQCLAMVVLASFIGMPGLGQKLLQLLQALKIGRSIEIGITIVLLAVALDRCSKAWAERQPVHHEPGLSWTARHRVMSVWAVLMVAGFALSAVVPFFAEVGRGQSLSVADPLDAMMSWVIVTLDPVTQWLRWFLITWVLIPVRDALLWLPYTAVLALVAAAGLAVGGWRSALICVGFIGYIAITGWWDRAMITVYTVLVAVAVATSFGFPLGIWAARHEARAKRVLLLCDSLQTFPSFIYLIPVIMLFGVNDVAVVGAVVLFAAVPLIRYTIEGLRGVPEAVIEAADMSGATRGQSLWHVRLPLALPTIMVGINQSLMFSLFMVIIAAFIGTQDLGQEMQRALSSTDVGKGLVLGFAVAFIGLAADHLINKMAEGRRRTMGL; encoded by the coding sequence ATGAGCGAGAGCGCCCTGCCGCTGGCGACCACCGCCAAACCGCGCCTCAATCCGGCTTGGGTGGTTCTGGGCCTTGCGCTGTGCCTAATTCTTGCGCGGCCCTATTTGCCCGAGGGGCTGATGCGCCCGGTCGAGGGGATGATCCTGCCGCTGGCGGATTGGATCAACGCGGTTTTCACATGGCTGCGCGATGATCTGGGCCTTATCCATGTGACCCGTGCCTTTGCCGATGGGATCGAGTGGCTGCTCGATGTGACGGCGAATATTCTCTATGGCAAGAACCGCTGGCCGCGTATCGGCCCGCTGCCATGGATCGTGGTGGCGCTGAGTGCGGGATGTCTGGGCTATTGGCTGGGCGGCTTGCGATTGGCGCTTTTGGCGGGGGGCACGTTTGTCTGGATTGCGCTGATGGGGCAATGGCAATGGGCGATGGAAACCCTGTCGGTGATCGTGGTTGCGGCCCCGGTGTCGGTTCTCTTGGGGCTTATGATGGGGGTGGCGACGTGGCGCTGGCGCTGGGTAGAGGCGGTGATGAATCCGGTTCTCAACATTGCGCAATCGCTGCCGCATTTCGCCTATATGATTCCGGTTGTGGTCTTTATCGGGGTGGGTCCCAAGGCGGGGGCGATTGTTACGATCATTTTCTCGGTGCCGCCGATGATCCGCATGACCCTGCTGGGCCTGCGCAAGGTGCCGCCCGAGGTGATCGAGAGCGGCAAGATGTGCGGCAGCACAAGCTGGCAATTGATGACGCGGGTGCGTATCCCGACTGCACGCACCGAGATTTTGGTGGGCGTCAATCAGGTGATCATGCAGTGTCTGGCGATGGTGGTTCTGGCCAGTTTCATCGGCATGCCGGGGCTGGGGCAGAAGCTGTTGCAACTGTTGCAGGCGCTCAAGATCGGGCGCTCGATTGAAATCGGCATCACGATCGTTCTGTTGGCCGTGGCGCTGGATCGGTGTTCCAAGGCCTGGGCCGAGCGGCAGCCGGTGCATCATGAGCCGGGGCTGAGCTGGACCGCACGGCACCGGGTGATGAGCGTTTGGGCCGTATTGATGGTGGCGGGGTTTGCGCTGTCGGCGGTGGTGCCGTTCTTTGCCGAGGTCGGGCGGGGGCAATCGCTTTCGGTGGCGGACCCGCTGGATGCGATGATGTCTTGGGTGATCGTGACGCTTGATCCGGTGACGCAATGGTTGCGGTGGTTCCTGATCACATGGGTTCTGATCCCGGTGCGCGATGCGCTTTTGTGGTTGCCCTATACGGCGGTGCTTGCCCTGGTCGCGGCGGCAGGGCTGGCGGTGGGTGGTTGGCGTTCGGCGCTGATCTGCGTTGGCTTTATCGGCTATATCGCGATCACCGGCTGGTGGGACCGGGCGATGATCACGGTCTACACGGTGCTGGTGGCTGTGGCGGTGGCGACGAGTTTCGGCTTTCCTTTGGGCATTTGGGCCGCGCGGCACGAGGCGCGGGCCAAGCGGGTCTTGCTGCTGTGTGACAGTCTTCAGACCTTTCCGAGTTTCATCTATCTTATTCCGGTGATCATGCTTTTTGGCGTCAATGATGTGGCGGTGGTGGGGGCGGTGGTGCTGTTCGCTGCCGTGCCGCTGATCCGCTATACCATCGAGGGGCTGCGCGGTGTGCCTGAGGCGGTGATCGAGGCGGCGGATATGTCAGGGGCCACGCGCGGCCAGAGTCTGTGGCATGTGCGCCTGCCCTTGGCGCTGCCCACGATCATGGTGGGGATCAATCAATCGCTGATGTTTTCGCTCTTCATGGTGATCATCGCGGCCTTTATCGGCACGCAGGATCTGGGGCAGGAAATGCAGCGCGCACTGAGTTCCACCGATGTGGGCAAAGGCCTTGTGCTGGGGTTTGCCGTGGCCTTTATAGGCTTGGCGGCGGATCATCTGATCAACAAGATGGCCGAGGGACGGCGCCGCACAATGGGTCTTTGA
- a CDS encoding arginine/lysine/ornithine decarboxylase, whose product MKFHFPIVIIDEDFRSENSSGLGIRAMAKAMEDEGFEVLGVTSYGDLSQFAQQQSRASAFVLSIDDEEFSPGPDIDPVITNLRNFVQEVRRKNADVPIYVYGETKTSRHLPNDILRELHGFIHAFEDTPEFVARHIIREAKIYLEGIQPPFFKALLDYAEDGSYSWHCPGHSGGVAFLKSPIGQMYHQFYGENMLRANVCNSVEELGQLLDHDGAIGASERNAARIFNADHCFFVTNGTSTSNKMVWHHTVAPGDVVVVDRNCHKSILHSIIMTGAIPVFLRPTRNNFGIIGPIPRGEFEIDAIKAKIRANPLLKGVDPDTVKPRILTLTQSTYDGVLYNTEVIKDLLDGYVENLHFDEAWLPHASFHPFYSSFHAMGRSRERPLHSVTYVTQSIHKLLAGISQASHVLVQDSQTTKLDRHLFNEAYLMHTSTSPQYSIIASCDVAAAMMEPPAGTALVEESIAESLDFRRAMQKVDAEFGDDDWWFQVWGPDVLDEEGIGEMRDWVLKRTDAHGVQASDGEESWHDFGEMAPGFNMLDPIKATIITPGLNLDGRFEQTGIPASIVTKYLAEHGVVVEKTGLYSFFIMFTIGITKGRWNTLLTALQQFKDDYDKNQPMWRAMPEFCAKQPRYEGMGLRDLCQHVHTLYAKYDVAILSTEMYLSDLTPAMTPSEAFAHIARRTTERVAIDDLEGRVTTSLVTPYPPGIPLLIPGEVFNKTIVQYLRFNREFGRECPGFETDIHGLVQEVGEDGVTRYFADCVAG is encoded by the coding sequence ATGAAATTCCACTTTCCCATTGTCATCATCGACGAAGATTTCCGGTCCGAAAACTCTTCCGGGCTTGGTATTCGGGCCATGGCCAAGGCTATGGAGGACGAGGGGTTCGAGGTTCTGGGCGTCACGAGCTATGGGGATTTGTCGCAATTCGCGCAGCAGCAATCGCGCGCCAGTGCCTTTGTTCTGTCGATTGACGATGAGGAATTCAGCCCCGGTCCCGATATTGATCCGGTGATCACCAATCTGCGCAATTTCGTGCAGGAGGTGCGGCGAAAGAATGCCGATGTGCCGATCTATGTTTACGGCGAGACCAAGACGAGTCGCCATTTGCCCAATGACATCCTGCGCGAATTGCACGGATTTATTCATGCGTTCGAGGATACGCCCGAATTCGTGGCGCGCCATATCATCCGCGAGGCGAAAATCTATCTGGAGGGCATTCAGCCGCCGTTTTTCAAGGCGTTGCTGGATTATGCCGAGGACGGGTCGTATTCTTGGCATTGTCCGGGGCATTCGGGGGGGGTGGCCTTTCTCAAAAGCCCGATTGGCCAGATGTATCATCAGTTTTACGGCGAGAACATGCTGCGCGCCAATGTGTGCAATTCGGTCGAGGAGCTGGGGCAGCTCTTGGATCATGACGGCGCGATTGGCGCGTCAGAGCGCAACGCGGCACGGATTTTCAACGCCGACCATTGTTTTTTCGTGACCAATGGCACCAGCACCAGCAACAAGATGGTCTGGCATCACACGGTCGCCCCCGGTGACGTGGTGGTGGTGGACCGCAATTGCCACAAGTCGATCCTGCATAGCATCATCATGACTGGGGCGATTCCGGTGTTCCTGCGGCCCACGCGCAATAACTTTGGCATCATCGGGCCGATTCCGCGCGGCGAGTTCGAGATTGACGCGATCAAGGCCAAGATCCGCGCCAATCCGCTGTTGAAGGGGGTTGATCCCGATACGGTCAAGCCGCGCATCCTGACCTTGACGCAATCCACCTATGACGGGGTGCTCTACAATACCGAGGTGATCAAGGATCTGCTTGATGGCTATGTGGAAAACCTGCATTTCGATGAGGCGTGGTTGCCGCATGCCAGTTTCCACCCGTTCTATAGCAGTTTTCACGCGATGGGCCGGTCGCGGGAACGGCCGCTGCATTCGGTGACTTATGTGACGCAGTCGATCCACAAGCTGCTGGCGGGGATCAGTCAGGCCAGCCATGTGTTGGTGCAGGACAGTCAGACCACCAAGCTGGATCGCCACCTCTTTAATGAGGCGTATCTGATGCATACCAGCACCAGCCCGCAATACAGCATTATTGCGAGTTGCGATGTGGCAGCGGCGATGATGGAGCCGCCTGCAGGCACAGCGCTGGTCGAGGAGAGCATCGCGGAATCGCTCGATTTCCGGCGGGCGATGCAGAAGGTCGATGCCGAGTTCGGCGATGACGACTGGTGGTTCCAAGTCTGGGGGCCGGATGTTCTGGACGAGGAGGGGATCGGTGAGATGCGTGACTGGGTGCTCAAACGCACCGATGCGCATGGCGTACAAGCCTCGGATGGGGAGGAGTCTTGGCATGATTTCGGCGAGATGGCGCCGGGGTTCAACATGCTTGATCCGATCAAGGCCACGATCATCACGCCCGGTCTCAATCTGGATGGGCGGTTCGAGCAGACGGGGATTCCGGCCTCGATTGTCACCAAATATCTGGCCGAGCATGGTGTGGTGGTCGAGAAGACCGGGCTTTACAGTTTCTTCATCATGTTCACCATTGGCATCACCAAGGGCCGGTGGAACACGCTCTTGACCGCGCTGCAACAGTTCAAGGACGATTACGACAAGAACCAGCCGATGTGGCGGGCGATGCCGGAGTTTTGCGCCAAGCAGCCGCGCTATGAAGGCATGGGGCTGCGGGATCTGTGCCAGCATGTGCATACGCTCTATGCGAAATACGATGTGGCGATCCTGTCGACGGAAATGTATCTGAGCGATCTGACCCCGGCGATGACGCCGAGCGAGGCCTTTGCCCATATCGCGCGGCGCACCACCGAGCGGGTGGCGATTGACGATCTGGAAGGCCGGGTGACGACCAGCCTTGTGACGCCCTATCCGCCGGGTATTCCGCTTTTGATCCCCGGCGAGGTGTTCAACAAGACCATCGTGCAATACCTGCGGTTCAACCGCGAGTTTGGTCGCGAATGCCCCGGTTTCGAGACCGATATTCACGGGTTGGTGCAGGAAGTGGGCGAGGATGGCGTGACGCGCTATTTCGCGGATTGCGTGGCCGGCTGA